From Mauremys reevesii isolate NIE-2019 linkage group 10, ASM1616193v1, whole genome shotgun sequence, the proteins below share one genomic window:
- the LOC120373524 gene encoding acyl-coenzyme A synthetase ACSM4, mitochondrial-like, with protein MKTLLKLQSLKSLWIPKSSCRLFHKQPKLLAPELFSQDESIRQGEQQVPEYFNFASDVLDKWSQMEKDGKRSSNPAFWWVNGRGNEVRWSFEELGFHSRKVANVLSDICGLQKGDRVMLILPRIPEWWLVNVACMRTGISLILGTSQLTAKDISYRLQACKAKCIITNDIVASAVDAVASDCQFLKTKLIVSEGRRDGWLNFNELYKAQPADHICVKTKIQDPMVTYFTSGTTGSPKMAEHTQGSFGFRPVISERYWLDLTPEDMMWCLSDTGWVIASLGSVLDPWVFGSCVFVHSLPQVESTTILNTLSRFPITTIFGAPTLFRMLVQHDLTSYKFMSLQHCVSGGEPLNPEVMEQWKRMTGLTICEIYGQTETGIVCSVFKGMKIKPGSMGKAVPLYDVQIIDENANVLPPGQEGEIAIRIKPKRPLGLFSKYIDNPEKTASSERGNYFVTGDRGTMDEEGYFWFLGRSDDVINSSGYRIGPSEVENALIEHPAVVESAAVSSPDPLRGEVVKAFVVLSPAFSSCDLEKLTLELQEHVKKVTAPYKYPRKMEFVQQLPKTITGKIKRNELRNKEWGRM; from the exons ATGAAGACTTTGCTTAAATTACAGAGTCTCAAATCCTTGTGGATTCCCAAATCAAGTTGTAGGCTTTTCCATAAACAGCCCAAGCTTCTTGCCCCAGAGCTGTTTTCACAGGATGAATCTATCAGGCAGGGTGAACAGCAAGTGCCCGAATACTTTAACTTTGCAAGTGATGTGCTGGATAAATGGTCTCAGATGGAAAAG GATGGAAAGAGATCATCAAACCCAGCCTTCTGGTGGGTAAATGGAAGAGGAAATGAAGTGAGGTGGAGCTTTGAGGAGCTGGGGTTCCACTCCAGAAAAGTGGCCAATGTCCTCTCTGATATATGTGGTCTGCAGAAGGGAGACAGAGTTATGCTGATTCTGCCCCGGATACCGGAATGGTGGCTGGTGAATGTGGCTTGTATGAGAACAG GAATCAGCCTTATTTTAGGGACCTCTCAATTAACAGCTAAAGACATTTCATATAGACTTCAGGCTTGTAAGGCCAAGTGTATCATTACCAATGATATAGTGGCATCCGCAGTGGACGCAGTTGCATCTGATTGCCAGTTTCTGAAAACCAAGTTAATTGTATCCGAAGGCAGAAGAGATGGGTGGCTGAACTTTAATGAACTATACAA agcaCAACCTGCTGATCACATCTGTGTTAAAACAAAGATTCAAGACCCAATGGTTACCTACTTTACCAGCGGAACCACAGGTTCTCCAAAAATGGCTGAACACACCCAGGGCAGTTTTGGTTTTAGACCTGTCATAAGTGAAAG ATACTGGCTGGATTTGACTCCTGAAGACATGATGTGGTGCTTATCAGATACAGGCTGGGTAATAGCTTCGCTGGGGTCTGTTCTTGATCCATGGGTTTTCGGATCATGTGTCTTTGTACACAGCCTTCCACAGGTTGAATCAACAACTATCCTAAAT ACTCTCTCCAGATTTCCCATCACCACTATCTTTGGTGCTCCAACTTTGTTCCGCATGCTGGTGCAGCATGATCTTACCAG TTACAAGTTCATGAGTCTGCAGCACTGTGTAAGTGGAGGGGAGCCACTCAACCCAGAAGTGATGGAGCAGTGGAAAAGGATGACTGGCCTGACTATCTGTGAAATATATGGACAAACAGAAACA GGAATAGTTTGTTCCGTTTTCAAAGGGATGAAGATTAAACCAGGATCAATGGGAAAGGCAGTTCCCCTTTATGATGTTCAG ATCATAGATGAGAATGCTAATGTTCTGCCTCCTGGACAAGAAGGGGAAATTGCCATCAGAATCAAACCTAAAAGGCCACTTGGTCTTTTCTCTAAGTACATA GATAACCCTGAGAAAACCGCTTCATCAGAACGTGGAAATTATTTTGTCACGGGAGACAGAGGGACTATGGATGAAGAAGGATATTTCTGGTTTCTTGGAAGATCTGATGATGTCATCAATTCTTCAGG GTATCGTATTGGACCATCTGAAGTAGAGAATGCCTTGATAGAGCACCCGGCTGTAGTAGAATCCGCTGCTGTcagcagcccagaccccctcAGAGGCGAG GTGGTGAAAGCTTTTGTGGTCTTGTCACCTGCCTTTTCCTCGTGTGACCTGGAAAAATTAACGCTTGAGTTGCAGGAGCATGTCAAGAAAGTCACCGCTCCATACAAATATCCCAGAAAG ATGGAATTTGTCCAACAGCTACCCAAGACAATCACCGGGAAAATCAAGAGGAATGAGTTAAGAAACAAAGAATGGGGGCGAATGTAA